ATGTTGCATCCAACGGCCAACGCAGCATCACTTCAAGTGAAAGTGAAAGTAGGCTTGGCCGCTTCATCTAACTCAAGTCAAACTTGTCCCATTTGTAGCTCATACGGCCTATGTATGCATATCGAGCACGTGCGTGCGATCATGTCCGTCGCTGTCATATCTGCCGAAGATCTTCTCTACTCAAACTCGCTGATCCTACCGGTACCGGCACACTGTTTGTTGCTCGTCAACTGCGCCGATCCATGCAAATGCAGTGCGACCTCGCCCGCGCACCGGCGTTCAGCAAGGTCAAAACGGCCGCCACCTGCTGCTACAGAGCTCTTTCACAACGAAAATCAAGTCTCCTGATCGCCTTTTCGCTTGAGCGCAACAGACGCCAGAAAGTAGGAGCGATGCAAGGCGCTAAAGTATTTATTTATGCAATCATTGGTTGACGATGTGATTGTTAAGTTTAAGTAGGGCGAAGGCTGCTGACTTGTGCGGTCTGTCGTTGGACTCTCACAGAAAAGCGTTCAGTTCATGTGCACAGAGACGTCCGAAGAACGTTGCTGCCCCTTTTCTCTTCCTTTTGTATCCTTGAAAAAAAAGAGTTAGTCAGACCTGACGCGCCTACGTTCTGCAAACGACTTGCAGTCTGGCACCGCAGAAGAGCCGGTGGTGAAATAATTTCGACTTTCAAATGTACTCCCGTCGGTGGTGTGGGCTAGTTTCTTCTTTGGGTGGAGAAGAAACGGACAGCCGAGCCAATGCATGTAGATGTAGGGTTACTTGGCCGAGCAGTGAAGTGGAATCAAACAAACCCAGCGGCGGCACGCATGATGAGTACGATGGACGGGGTGAGCGGCGATGCGGTTCACGGTGCCCATGGACGCAACGCATCCGTCCATGCTTTCGGTCTCGGCGGCCCGGCGCCGCAAAAGCCCTCGCCACGCTTTCGGTCGCCGCATCGGCATGGGCCATCATCCTATTCCTATTCGTATGTGTGTGCCTGCATAGGCGTTATGCGTTAGGAAGTGGAACGCCGCATGTGATGGCAAGGAGGACAGACGCGCGCGAGATATTTGCTCGGAATTTTCCGTCAGGTCCAGGAGCTTTCTTTTCCGGTGAACAAGAACTTCATTTAAGGAGGAATTCTGGGGCAGACGCACAGGAAACAGTCCGGTGGAGAGAAGACCCAGCTGACCAACTCCGTTGAGGTGCACCCGCTGACTTCGACCACTTCCGTTCGTACGCGACCCAGCGCGACTTTGACGAGTACGTAAATTGCTTGCACCTTCCGAGAATCATCGGCTGAGCTCAAAAACACTCTCGCCATTACTTACATAGAAAATCTGAGCGATCCGACACGGTTTTTGCCTTTTCCGACTCCTAGACGAGATTATTTGACGCAGGCTAAGCATAGGCAGAGCGCGAAGCCAGGTCAGGTCAAGCACAGACCGCTTTCGCGCGTTCCCACCCACCGTCCAACCCAATCCATGGCTGCCGCGACCGCGTGCTCGAGAACCCAAACAGCTTGCTTCCcacgccttttctttcccttggggatTTCCAATCTTTATCGCGCACGCCAAACACCTTCCATGTTCCAAACTTGCAATCTCCCCAACTTTTCCTCTCCCAAAGTACCAAGCCTATATATACGCTCACCCGCCACAATTCAGCATGGACACAACCGAGTTCCATCAGCAACAGAAGGCACCACAATCCCAATTCCCAACACCGATTACACACGAGAAGACGACCATGGCGGTCAGCAAGCAATGGACGCGGGTGCGCACGCTCGGCCGCGGCGCCTCGGGGGCCGAGGTCTTCCTCGCCGAGGACGATGTGTCCGGCGAGCTCTTTGCGGTCAAGTCCGCCGTGGGGGCGGCGTGTGCGGCGGCGCTGAGAAGGGAGCATATGGTGATGGCCGGCCTGAGATCCCCAcgcgtcgtctcctgcatcggcggccGCGGCGCCCGCGACGGCTCCTACCAGCTCTTCCTCGAGTTCGCCCCCGGCGGCTCGCTGGCGGAGCAGATGGCCAGCAGCGGGGGCCTCGACGAGCGCGCCGTCCGCGGCTACGCGGCCGATGTGGCGGCCGCGCTCGCGTATCTCCACGCCACCGGGATGGTGCACGGGGACGTCAAGGCGAGGAACGTCGTGATCGGCGCCGACGGCCGCGCCAAGCTCGCGGATTTTGGGTGCGCTAGGGAAGCCGCCGCCGGCGGACCGATCATCGGTGGCACGCCAGCGTTCATGGCGCCGGAGGTGGCGCGCGGCGAGGAGCAGGGACCCGCGGCCGACGTCTGGGCGCTCGGCTGCATGGTTGTTGAGATGGCCACCGCACGCACCCCGTGGAGCGGCATGGACGGCGACGCGCTCGCCGCGCTGCACCTGATCGGGTACACCCAGGCCGTTCCCGAGCTGCCCCAATGGCTGTCCGCTGAGGCCAAGGAATTCTTGGCCAAGTGCCTTGTCAGGCAGGCCAGCGACCGGTTCACGGCGGCGCAGCTGCTGGAGCATCCGTTCTTGGCCGCTGCCGTTGTCGACGCGAAGCCGCAAGCCGTGGAGAGCAAATGGGTGTCGCCCAAGAGCACGCTGGACGCGGCATTCTGGGAGTCGGAGTCTGACACCGACGAGGCGGACGACGAGCCGTCGCACGGCGCGGCCGAGAGGAGGATCAGCGCATTGGCCTGCCCTGCGTCGGCGCTCCCCGACTGGGACTCCGACGAGGGATGGATCGACGTGCTCTCCGGGCCAACGGAAGCAGTTGCCGTTCCCGCCAAGGTGACGTGTGGCATCATCGTGGACGACGCGATCACCAGTGAAGAGGAGTCAATCGACCCAGAGTCCGGTGCTCTCGACATTACCGTGGACGTGGAGTACAGCAGCGTGCTAAACGCAGGGCAAGAAACATATGATGATGGTTCAGTCAGTCATCATCAGTCACCGGAGAATTTAGCTTCTGACCAATTAGTGTCATGTAAATTGTTACCACTGTTATTTGGCAACAGAATTAGTAATGCAATCGATTTCGTTCATGCCAAAAGCACTCTGCTTCGCAAGCGCTGCTCCTCTGTTTCTTTGCTCTTACTCGTGCTCTGCTCCCCATTGCGACACGATTGATTGGCAAATTCCGATTAAAAATTAGGTTGCAACTAACACGTCGCGTGGCAGTGACTTCGATGGACTGAAATCCAGCATGAATTCACAAGCTTGCCGGCGGAAAGGATGGAGTCGACGCGGAAAGCGCAGCGTCACAGCCGGCGGACGTACTGCTGCACGGTCAAGAACCACTTGCTCAGGCAGAGTCGACGGCCGACGAGTGAAAgccaaacctttttcgacaagcgaGCGTCGCGTCCAGAGATTACTTCGCCAGGTGGAGATCCATCCAGCGCCCTACTCCGGTGTCCTCTCGCCGCTGCCCGACGCACTCGCCGACTCGTCCTCGTCCTGCACTTCTGGATCGCGTGTCGGCGAATTTGACACGTACTCCATGCTGCTCCACTGCATGTTTCTAGACTGACAAGAACCGGTAGGCTCGTGTTCATCTTTTTTCCATGTAGTACTACTAGCTAGTCCACACGGCAGACGCCACGCAGAGAAGTCTATTTTCTCTCTCTGAAAACTAGACATGTTTAAAGCATCTACAGCGAACCTCTCAAACCTGTCTCATACATCTGGGTGGATCGCCCGGTCATAATTTTTTGATTTAGACGCCCCCCTCCCCCCAAACGGCCCTCAAACggccgggctgaccggcacccccatATCCAGCCACGTCAGACCCGACAGCACGCCCCGACCTTAGATTGCACCAAATCCATCCCGAAAACCAGCCGGATCCATTTGCTATCCCCTTACTTCTTCGTCTCACGCTCCGCCGCCGCGCCGACTCCGCAGCCGTTCCCAGGCTCTCCACCGCGAGCTTCAGAAGAGCGCTCCCATCGTCGCCAGCCCAGACGCCACCATAGTATGTCCGGCAACTCTCCTGCTCCGCCTTGCGTTTGATGTGTTTGATACATTGACCGACCGGAATTATTGTGATTTTGTTAAGTAAATGATGGATTCCGATGCTTCGTCAGACGAGGAGTATGGACCGACGGAGCTTgaccaaatgattcaagatgagtTCTTCGGTTCGTCGGATTCGGACGAAGAAGTGGATAtgatcatgctcatgagcatgcaagaggaaatggaccAGCAGGTGGAGCATATTCTCA
The sequence above is a segment of the Triticum dicoccoides isolate Atlit2015 ecotype Zavitan chromosome 1A, WEW_v2.0, whole genome shotgun sequence genome. Coding sequences within it:
- the LOC119289470 gene encoding mitogen-activated protein kinase kinase kinase 18-like, which produces MDTTEFHQQQKAPQSQFPTPITHEKTTMAVSKQWTRVRTLGRGASGAEVFLAEDDVSGELFAVKSAVGAACAAALRREHMVMAGLRSPRVVSCIGGRGARDGSYQLFLEFAPGGSLAEQMASSGGLDERAVRGYAADVAAALAYLHATGMVHGDVKARNVVIGADGRAKLADFGCAREAAAGGPIIGGTPAFMAPEVARGEEQGPAADVWALGCMVVEMATARTPWSGMDGDALAALHLIGYTQAVPELPQWLSAEAKEFLAKCLVRQASDRFTAAQLLEHPFLAAAVVDAKPQAVESKWVSPKSTLDAAFWESESDTDEADDEPSHGAAERRISALACPASALPDWDSDEGWIDVLSGPTEAVAVPAKVTCGIIVDDAITSEEESIDPESGALDITVDVEYSSVLNAGQETYDDGSVSHHQSVMQSISFMPKALCFASAAPLFLCSYSCSAPHCDTIDWQIPIKN